One window of Acidobacteriota bacterium genomic DNA carries:
- the rlmD gene encoding 23S rRNA (uracil(1939)-C(5))-methyltransferase RlmD, with protein MSKSSPRRVKPRCRHHEDCGGCLWQHIPYDEQLRVKSDTLRTLLRASLGARCPPVQPVVPGASTPWGYRNNVHFVFATGARGRGLVMGHYRRGSQSVVPVEECPVHAEAGNQLAFAVRDALRKAGVEATTPDLRDGVARHLVIRVAGPAPELLATLVVTENARALRPAVRDILAGPLAPTGLHLNLHDRPGSFLFGTTTRRLAGAERVREEIAGLGYLVSPTACFQTNVSAAAAMVHLVLDHTRGADRILDLYAGAGLFSLALAKRGASVTAVEENAEAVADGEASRRLNRISEASCRFVRARVEDIAAGASRRLVLASPDAVVLDPPRQGCAAPMLDWIVRSLRPPRIVYISCNPEALAVDLKALVSGNYGISLVQPVDMLPHTPHIESVVVLRKKP; from the coding sequence ATGTCGAAATCCTCCCCTCGTCGCGTAAAGCCCAGATGCCGCCATCATGAGGATTGCGGCGGATGTCTCTGGCAGCACATTCCGTACGACGAACAGTTGCGGGTGAAGTCCGACACGCTGCGGACGTTGCTTCGCGCGTCGCTCGGCGCGCGCTGTCCGCCGGTCCAGCCGGTTGTTCCCGGCGCGTCGACGCCCTGGGGTTATCGCAACAACGTGCACTTCGTATTCGCAACCGGGGCACGCGGACGCGGCCTCGTGATGGGACACTACCGGCGGGGATCGCAGTCCGTCGTGCCGGTGGAGGAGTGTCCCGTCCACGCCGAGGCGGGCAACCAACTCGCGTTCGCTGTTCGGGATGCGCTGCGGAAGGCTGGTGTCGAAGCGACGACGCCAGATCTCAGAGATGGGGTGGCTCGCCACCTGGTGATTCGGGTGGCTGGGCCGGCACCTGAACTGCTGGCGACGCTCGTCGTCACCGAGAACGCGCGCGCGTTGCGACCGGCCGTCCGGGACATCCTGGCCGGGCCGCTCGCGCCGACTGGCCTGCATCTCAATCTCCATGATCGCCCCGGTTCTTTTCTCTTCGGGACGACGACGAGGCGACTGGCCGGAGCCGAACGTGTGCGAGAGGAGATCGCCGGGCTCGGGTACCTGGTTTCTCCCACGGCGTGTTTCCAGACCAACGTGAGTGCGGCCGCGGCCATGGTGCACCTGGTGCTCGATCACACACGCGGGGCCGATCGGATCCTGGATCTCTATGCTGGCGCGGGACTCTTCTCGCTGGCACTCGCGAAGCGCGGCGCCAGCGTGACTGCCGTCGAGGAGAACGCGGAGGCCGTGGCGGATGGCGAGGCCAGCCGCCGGCTCAACAGAATCTCCGAAGCGTCGTGCCGGTTCGTGCGTGCCCGCGTGGAAGACATCGCGGCGGGCGCCAGCCGCCGCCTGGTGCTGGCGTCGCCTGATGCGGTTGTGCTCGATCCGCCCCGGCAGGGGTGCGCGGCGCCGATGCTCGACTGGATCGTCCGGTCGCTGCGCCCGCCCCGAATCGTCTACATCTCCTGTAACCCCGAAGCCCTGGCCGTGGACTTGAAGGCGCTCG